One window from the genome of Rariglobus hedericola encodes:
- a CDS encoding glycosyltransferase family 4 protein codes for MKVLQILPELNAGGVERGTLEIARALIAEGHEAVVVSNGGRLVTELEKIGAKHVTLPVHRKSLGSLFQVRALRRVFEQERPDIVHIRSRVPGWIAWLAWRKMDPLKRPHLVSTVHGFYSVNAYSAIMVKGERVIAVSESIRDYILKNYPQVPADVIRVVPRGVTLEQYPRGFTPAAEWLASWQAAQPQCAGKAVLLIPGRITRLKGHEDFFQLLAGLKKAGIAVHGLVVGDTHPKKRAYLAELRARSAELGVGEDVSFLGHRSDVREIMAVSDIVYSLSQQPESFGRVTLETLALGRAFIGYDHGGVGEQLRPFFPAGCVRLGDQAGLLAATQRVLRERPVPGVVGEPYTLKCMCESSLAVYKELVTKP; via the coding sequence ATGAAGGTTTTGCAGATTTTACCCGAGTTAAACGCCGGTGGTGTCGAGCGCGGCACGCTGGAAATCGCACGCGCACTCATCGCCGAAGGACATGAGGCCGTCGTGGTTTCAAACGGCGGACGTCTGGTGACAGAGTTGGAGAAAATAGGAGCGAAACACGTGACGTTGCCCGTTCATCGCAAAAGCCTCGGATCGCTTTTTCAGGTGCGTGCGCTGCGCCGCGTGTTCGAGCAGGAACGGCCGGACATCGTGCACATCCGCTCACGCGTGCCGGGCTGGATCGCTTGGCTGGCCTGGCGCAAAATGGATCCGCTGAAACGCCCGCACCTCGTGTCGACCGTTCACGGATTTTACTCCGTTAACGCCTACTCGGCGATCATGGTGAAGGGCGAGCGGGTGATCGCGGTGTCGGAAAGCATTCGCGACTACATCCTCAAGAATTATCCGCAGGTGCCGGCTGATGTTATTCGCGTCGTGCCTCGCGGCGTGACGCTTGAACAGTATCCGCGCGGATTTACGCCCGCTGCGGAATGGCTGGCGAGCTGGCAGGCCGCCCAACCGCAGTGTGCGGGCAAAGCAGTGCTGCTCATCCCGGGTCGAATCACCCGGCTCAAGGGCCACGAGGATTTTTTCCAACTACTCGCCGGGCTCAAAAAAGCCGGCATCGCGGTGCATGGATTGGTGGTGGGCGATACCCACCCTAAAAAACGCGCTTATCTGGCGGAGTTGCGCGCGCGCTCTGCGGAGCTGGGAGTGGGCGAGGATGTGAGTTTTCTAGGTCACCGATCGGATGTGCGGGAGATCATGGCGGTCAGTGACATCGTGTATTCGCTATCTCAGCAGCCGGAGTCGTTCGGCCGCGTGACGTTGGAAACACTCGCACTGGGCCGCGCGTTCATCGGTTACGATCATGGCGGAGTGGGGGAGCAATTGCGGCCGTTTTTTCCGGCTGGTTGCGTGCGACTGGGCGATCAGGCGGGCTTGCTGGCGGCGACGCAACGGGTGTTGCGCGAGCGGCCCGTGCCGGGCGTGGTGGGCGAACCTTATACGCTCAAATGCATGTGCGAGTCGTCTTTGGCCGTTTACAAGGAACTCGTAACCAAGCCTTGA
- a CDS encoding MBOAT family O-acyltransferase: MLFNSYVFLLLFLPLTLAVYVTLGRLRWRWAMGWLVLVSLGFYAWWSPDPSEAWTPFYLILILASCAGNFWCGRSIAHTSSPRRRFALLSLGVGANLALLAYYKYLGLFATLLNGATGWPHEIPHLVLPLAVSFFTFLQVAYLVDAHRGITKDYNFNDYLLFVTFFPHLIAGPLVHHTELMPQFNAQAARPGRRQFAVGLTLLAVGLFKKVVIADYVARTATPLFDFAASGARPLLFGEAWAAALGYTMQIYFDFSGYSDMAIGIAYFFGIRLPLNFNSPYKATSIVDFWRRWHITLSRFLREYLYFPLGGNRRGPARRYSNLLVTMVLGGLWHGAGVTFFLWGLLHGVYLCVNHGWAAIRERAGWGPLPRGVAIPLTFLAVVMAWVPFRAGSYELSANGSAEAAWKTTHGIYASMVGLNGWESWPAKGAEIVKSSRAWRPLIAAMLIAWLLPNSQRWLGRYSPHYGPAVIAPTERRRMWQWRPTWPWMLLVLGLLYAVGREFNKLSEFIYFQF, translated from the coding sequence ATGTTGTTCAACTCCTATGTTTTTCTGCTCCTGTTTTTACCGCTCACCCTGGCGGTGTATGTCACGCTGGGCCGGTTACGCTGGCGATGGGCGATGGGCTGGCTGGTTTTGGTGAGTCTGGGATTTTATGCATGGTGGTCGCCCGATCCGTCCGAAGCGTGGACGCCGTTTTATTTGATCCTGATTCTGGCGTCATGCGCGGGAAATTTTTGGTGCGGGCGAAGTATTGCACATACGAGCTCCCCGCGCCGCAGGTTTGCACTCCTCTCCCTGGGAGTAGGGGCAAACCTCGCTTTGCTCGCGTATTATAAATATCTGGGGCTTTTTGCTACGTTGCTCAATGGAGCCACCGGGTGGCCGCACGAAATACCCCACTTGGTGCTGCCACTCGCGGTGTCATTTTTCACGTTTTTGCAGGTGGCTTATCTGGTCGATGCACATCGCGGAATAACGAAAGACTACAACTTCAACGACTACCTGTTATTCGTTACGTTCTTCCCTCACTTGATCGCTGGTCCTCTTGTCCATCACACGGAACTGATGCCGCAGTTCAATGCGCAGGCCGCGAGGCCGGGGCGGCGGCAGTTCGCGGTCGGACTCACGCTGCTGGCAGTCGGATTATTCAAGAAGGTGGTTATCGCCGATTATGTCGCACGCACGGCCACGCCCTTGTTCGACTTTGCAGCGTCGGGTGCCCGACCGCTCCTGTTTGGCGAGGCTTGGGCCGCTGCCCTCGGTTACACGATGCAGATCTATTTTGATTTCTCGGGCTACTCGGACATGGCGATCGGCATAGCGTATTTTTTCGGCATCCGCCTGCCGCTGAACTTCAACTCACCTTACAAGGCGACTTCGATCGTTGATTTCTGGCGACGGTGGCACATCACGCTGTCGCGGTTTTTGCGTGAGTATCTTTATTTTCCTTTGGGCGGAAACCGTCGGGGACCGGCGCGTCGTTACAGCAACCTTCTCGTTACGATGGTTCTGGGCGGACTCTGGCATGGAGCCGGCGTCACGTTTTTCCTGTGGGGATTACTGCACGGGGTTTATTTATGCGTGAATCATGGCTGGGCGGCGATTCGTGAACGGGCGGGATGGGGACCGTTGCCCCGGGGAGTAGCCATCCCTCTGACGTTTCTTGCAGTGGTCATGGCGTGGGTTCCTTTTCGCGCCGGCTCATATGAGTTGAGTGCCAACGGATCCGCTGAGGCGGCTTGGAAAACAACCCATGGCATTTACGCCTCCATGGTTGGATTGAACGGCTGGGAAAGCTGGCCGGCCAAAGGAGCCGAAATCGTGAAAAGCTCCCGCGCCTGGCGCCCATTGATAGCGGCCATGCTGATTGCCTGGTTGCTCCCCAACAGCCAGCGCTGGTTGGGGCGTTATTCCCCGCATTACGGTCCGGCAGTGATCGCACCGACCGAGCGGCGCCGGATGTGGCAATGGCGGCCCACATGGCCATGGATGTTGCTCGTGCTGGGGTTGCTTTACGCGGTCGGCCGTGAGTTTAACAAACTGAGCGAATTCATCTACTTTCAATTCTGA
- a CDS encoding ABC transporter ATP-binding protein yields MPILTVSDLRTYFHTRSGVYRAVDGVSFQLERGEILGIVGESGSGKSVTCYSLMGLVPQPPGRIEGGTAMFDGVDLLHCSPKEARAIRGKRISMIFQDPMTSLNPFMRVSEQIIEPLLIHEKISRKDALARALAMLEAVGITDAAKRMHNYPHEFSGGMRQRVMIAMALITRPDILIADEPTTALDVTVQAQILALIKKLQREFGMAVIFVTHDLGVVSGLCDRVQVMYAGRIMETADTRTLFRNPQHPYTKALQRCVPALQEKGRPLFTIPGLPPDLSKPISETELLARFEFPPEETSAITAQARAPIDQSDTILEVKDVSTYFPGRASGFFGKASPVVRAVDGVSLNVKRGEVIGLVGESGSGKSTLGRTIMQLVPPTSGAVILEGKNLTAGSAADFSAVRRDLQMVFQDPFASLNPRMTIFAALAEPLLAHAVCKPADVTARVVELMRQVGLPPRDMQKYPHEFSGGQRQRIAIARALALDPKVIIADEPVSALDVSIQAQILNLLADLVRRLNLTLIFISHDLSVVKHISDRIAVMYHGKIVELGPALEVMENPQHEYTRTLLSAIPRIER; encoded by the coding sequence ATGCCGATCCTGACGGTTTCCGACCTTCGCACTTACTTCCATACCCGCAGCGGCGTTTATCGTGCGGTGGATGGAGTGAGCTTCCAGCTCGAGCGCGGCGAAATCCTCGGGATCGTAGGCGAATCCGGCTCCGGCAAGTCCGTCACGTGCTACTCGCTGATGGGCCTCGTGCCCCAGCCTCCCGGGCGCATTGAGGGCGGCACCGCGATGTTTGATGGCGTCGACTTGCTGCATTGTTCGCCGAAGGAGGCGCGCGCGATCCGCGGCAAACGCATCTCGATGATTTTTCAGGATCCGATGACGTCGCTGAATCCGTTCATGCGGGTGTCCGAGCAGATCATCGAGCCGTTACTCATCCACGAAAAAATCTCCCGCAAGGACGCACTCGCCCGCGCTCTCGCCATGCTGGAAGCCGTGGGGATCACCGATGCGGCCAAGCGCATGCACAATTATCCACACGAGTTCTCAGGCGGCATGCGCCAACGCGTGATGATCGCCATGGCATTGATCACGCGGCCCGACATCCTCATAGCCGACGAGCCCACCACCGCGCTCGATGTCACCGTGCAGGCGCAGATCCTCGCGCTCATCAAAAAACTTCAGCGAGAGTTCGGCATGGCCGTCATCTTCGTCACGCACGATCTCGGCGTCGTCTCCGGACTCTGTGACCGCGTGCAGGTCATGTATGCGGGGCGCATCATGGAAACAGCGGACACCCGCACGCTTTTCCGCAACCCGCAGCATCCTTACACCAAAGCCCTGCAACGCTGCGTGCCCGCTCTTCAGGAAAAGGGCCGTCCGCTCTTCACCATTCCCGGTTTGCCGCCCGATCTTTCGAAGCCGATTTCGGAAACCGAACTGCTCGCGCGCTTTGAATTTCCGCCCGAGGAAACCTCCGCCATCACCGCGCAAGCCCGTGCGCCGATCGACCAGTCGGACACCATTTTGGAAGTGAAGGATGTCTCCACCTATTTCCCCGGACGGGCCTCGGGCTTTTTCGGCAAAGCGTCGCCCGTCGTGCGTGCCGTTGATGGCGTCAGTTTGAACGTGAAACGCGGCGAGGTCATCGGTCTCGTCGGTGAATCCGGCTCGGGCAAATCAACGCTGGGCCGCACCATCATGCAATTGGTGCCTCCCACCTCGGGCGCCGTCATCCTTGAGGGCAAAAACCTCACGGCCGGATCGGCCGCCGATTTCTCCGCCGTGCGCCGTGATTTGCAGATGGTTTTCCAAGATCCGTTTGCCTCGCTCAATCCGCGCATGACCATCTTTGCCGCACTGGCCGAACCCCTGCTGGCCCATGCGGTGTGCAAGCCCGCCGACGTCACCGCGCGTGTCGTCGAACTCATGCGCCAAGTCGGCCTGCCTCCGCGCGACATGCAGAAATATCCGCATGAGTTTTCCGGCGGCCAACGCCAACGTATCGCCATCGCCCGCGCACTGGCGCTCGATCCCAAGGTGATCATCGCCGACGAACCGGTGTCCGCGCTCGATGTATCCATTCAGGCACAGATTTTGAATCTGCTCGCCGATCTCGTCCGTCGCCTGAACCTCACGCTCATTTTTATTTCCCACGATTTGTCCGTGGTGAAACACATCTCGGATCGGATCGCCGTCATGTATCACGGCAAAATCGTCGAGCTCGGCCCTGCTCTGGAAGTCATGGAGAACCCGCAACACGAGTATACCCGCACGTTGCTCAGCGCGATTCCACGCATCGAACGATAA
- a CDS encoding nucleotide sugar dehydrogenase has protein sequence MKSLAIVGLGYVGLPLSLQFSRSGCRVLGLDIDSKKTDAINAGRSYIKHITPAAVAEQRAAGRLEASVDFSRAKEVEAIILCVPTPLNAFREPDLSYVLNTGRALAPHLSKGVLVVLESTTYPGTTDGELRAVLEEGSGLKAGVDFHLAFSPEREDPGNPDSKVASIPKVVGGLTPACLDKALALYGIAIQKLVPVSSCRVAEATKLLENIFRSVNIALVNELKVVYAAMGIDIWEVIEAAKTKPFGYMPFYPGPGLGGHCIPIDPFYLTWKAREFGQHTRFIELAGEINTAMPDYVVKIAFEALNNDGKAVKNARVLILGLAYKANVDDDRESPSYKLIEKFEALGAKVAYHDPFVPVIPLTREHAIYAGRKSITEITPDYDLIVLSTGHEAYKEFDFTAYPMPVIDTRNCLRRRPAKYHKA, from the coding sequence ATGAAATCCCTTGCGATCGTCGGCCTCGGTTACGTGGGCCTGCCCTTATCCCTGCAATTCTCCCGTTCGGGCTGCCGTGTGCTGGGCCTTGATATCGACTCGAAGAAAACCGATGCGATCAACGCCGGCCGCAGCTACATCAAGCACATCACGCCGGCGGCGGTCGCCGAGCAACGTGCTGCGGGACGCCTGGAGGCGTCGGTGGATTTTTCGCGGGCGAAGGAAGTCGAAGCGATCATCCTGTGCGTGCCCACGCCGTTGAACGCGTTTCGCGAGCCTGACTTGAGCTATGTGCTCAACACCGGCCGCGCGCTGGCACCGCACTTGAGCAAAGGCGTGTTGGTCGTGCTCGAATCGACGACCTATCCCGGCACGACCGATGGTGAGTTGCGCGCGGTGCTCGAAGAAGGCTCGGGCTTGAAAGCCGGTGTGGATTTCCATCTGGCGTTTTCGCCGGAGCGCGAAGATCCGGGCAATCCCGACAGCAAGGTTGCCAGCATTCCGAAGGTCGTCGGCGGCCTCACACCGGCGTGTCTCGACAAGGCGCTGGCGCTTTACGGCATCGCCATCCAGAAGCTCGTGCCGGTCAGCTCGTGCCGCGTGGCCGAGGCGACCAAGCTCCTCGAAAATATTTTCCGCTCCGTGAACATCGCCTTGGTGAACGAACTTAAGGTCGTATACGCGGCGATGGGCATCGACATCTGGGAAGTAATCGAAGCGGCCAAGACCAAGCCGTTTGGCTACATGCCGTTTTATCCGGGCCCAGGACTCGGTGGACACTGCATTCCGATTGATCCGTTTTACCTGACTTGGAAGGCCCGTGAGTTTGGCCAGCACACGCGTTTCATCGAACTCGCCGGCGAGATCAACACCGCCATGCCGGACTACGTGGTGAAGATCGCCTTCGAAGCGCTCAACAACGACGGCAAGGCGGTTAAAAACGCCCGCGTGCTCATCCTCGGCCTCGCCTACAAGGCCAACGTCGACGACGACCGCGAGTCCCCCAGCTACAAACTCATCGAGAAGTTCGAGGCACTCGGCGCCAAGGTCGCGTATCATGATCCGTTCGTGCCGGTGATTCCGCTCACGCGTGAACACGCCATCTATGCCGGCCGTAAATCGATCACCGAGATCACGCCCGATTACGATTTGATCGTGCTCTCGACCGGACACGAAGCCTACAAGGAGTTCGATTTCACCGCGTATCCGATGCCCGTAATCGATACGCGCAACTGCCTGCGCCGCCGCCCCGCGAAGTATCACAAGGCGTGA
- a CDS encoding mitochondrial fission ELM1 family protein, with the protein MNPRALTSIRILSDGRPGHENQSAGLAEALRRRTGANVELVRFPVGAGFWTKRKLACAHPTSGDAPQLVIGTGHGTHFSLLAAARRFGAKSVVIMRPSLPSWLFDLCLVPRHDLAKPADHGRVVTTRGALNRISEDAPLKTNTGVILIGGPSKHHGWNGDPLPQAIEEIVRSRPDLAWTVGDSRRTPENFITQIATPGVTRVPHQQTQPGWLPATLSAAREVWVTEDSVSMIFEALTAGARVGVLPLPVKNPAARTVKAVNDLLADGYVRTLDAWRKAPEAWGAAPALHETARCADLIINRFFR; encoded by the coding sequence ATGAATCCGCGCGCACTTACCTCAATTCGCATTCTCTCCGACGGACGTCCCGGCCATGAGAATCAAAGCGCCGGACTCGCCGAAGCACTGCGTCGCCGCACGGGAGCGAACGTCGAGCTTGTGCGCTTTCCGGTAGGTGCCGGCTTCTGGACTAAACGTAAGCTGGCGTGTGCACACCCAACGAGCGGCGATGCGCCCCAACTGGTGATCGGAACGGGACACGGCACCCACTTTTCATTGCTGGCGGCGGCACGGAGATTTGGAGCCAAATCTGTCGTGATCATGCGTCCGTCGCTGCCGTCCTGGCTGTTCGATCTGTGTTTGGTTCCCCGCCATGATCTTGCGAAGCCTGCCGATCACGGTCGCGTCGTGACCACCCGAGGTGCGCTCAATCGAATCTCCGAAGATGCACCGTTGAAAACCAACACCGGCGTCATCTTGATCGGCGGGCCGTCCAAGCATCATGGTTGGAACGGCGATCCATTGCCTCAGGCGATTGAGGAGATTGTGCGCTCCCGTCCCGACCTCGCGTGGACCGTGGGCGATTCACGCCGCACGCCCGAAAATTTCATTACTCAAATCGCCACGCCCGGCGTGACGCGAGTGCCGCACCAGCAAACGCAACCGGGCTGGCTGCCGGCGACTCTTAGCGCGGCTCGCGAAGTGTGGGTGACCGAAGACAGTGTCTCGATGATCTTCGAAGCCCTGACTGCGGGCGCACGCGTGGGCGTCTTGCCACTGCCCGTGAAAAACCCGGCGGCTCGCACGGTAAAGGCAGTCAACGATCTGCTCGCGGATGGCTACGTGCGGACGCTGGACGCATGGCGCAAAGCTCCCGAAGCCTGGGGGGCGGCTCCCGCATTGCACGAAACGGCCCGCTGCGCCGACCTGATTATCAACCGATTTTTCCGATGA
- a CDS encoding alpha/beta hydrolase, with amino-acid sequence MRSPCAVASYLSLGLVSALIVVESARAEPPFVYERVQTVVLTGPQNPSTDMQVVLDQYARLVPQPIATLTTAEARRQPTLADAVNAVLKTRGKRGGSEPVAQIADRAIAGPAGEIRLRVYTPTADGTGPMPVIIYFHGGGFVIGSVDSYDASARALTNAAKAIVISAHYRQGPENKFPAATEDAFAAYQWTLAHAAEINGDPRRIAVAGEGAGGNLAAGVCIRARDSNVPVPLHQLLIYPLLDSRTDTPSYSENTNVIPFGRPLIDWYLDHSVSPADRINPRFALLRAASFDDLPPATIITAQIDPLRSEGETYARKLREARVDVAHRNYEGVVHDFFGLGAVVPQARSAVVFAGGRLQQAFKDAAPIGR; translated from the coding sequence ATGAGGTCCCCTTGCGCAGTAGCCAGTTACTTGAGCTTGGGGCTTGTCTCGGCCCTCATCGTCGTTGAATCGGCGCGGGCCGAACCCCCTTTTGTTTATGAACGGGTGCAGACTGTTGTTCTCACCGGACCGCAAAACCCGTCCACTGACATGCAGGTCGTGCTGGATCAGTATGCACGCTTGGTGCCTCAACCCATCGCCACGCTGACTACCGCCGAAGCCCGTCGTCAGCCCACCTTGGCCGATGCGGTTAACGCCGTGCTGAAAACGCGCGGCAAACGCGGAGGCTCCGAACCCGTTGCGCAAATCGCCGATCGCGCCATCGCCGGCCCCGCGGGCGAAATCAGATTACGTGTTTATACACCTACAGCTGATGGCACCGGCCCGATGCCGGTGATCATTTATTTTCACGGAGGCGGTTTCGTCATCGGCAGCGTGGATTCTTATGACGCGAGCGCCCGGGCGCTCACCAACGCCGCCAAGGCGATCGTCATTTCCGCGCATTACCGCCAGGGGCCGGAAAACAAGTTCCCCGCCGCGACGGAGGACGCGTTCGCCGCCTATCAATGGACGCTCGCCCATGCCGCCGAAATCAACGGAGATCCGCGTCGCATTGCCGTGGCGGGTGAAGGCGCGGGCGGAAATCTGGCCGCGGGAGTCTGCATCCGCGCTCGCGATTCCAACGTGCCCGTGCCGCTCCACCAGTTGCTGATTTATCCCCTGCTGGACTCACGGACGGACACGCCGTCTTATTCCGAAAACACCAACGTGATCCCGTTCGGGCGGCCGTTGATCGATTGGTATTTGGACCATTCCGTCTCTCCGGCGGATCGCATTAATCCACGGTTCGCACTCCTGCGCGCAGCGAGTTTCGACGACCTGCCGCCGGCGACCATTATTACCGCGCAGATCGATCCGCTTCGATCCGAGGGAGAAACCTATGCGCGGAAACTTAGGGAAGCGCGCGTTGATGTGGCCCATCGTAATTACGAGGGAGTCGTCCACGATTTCTTCGGGTTGGGCGCCGTGGTGCCGCAAGCGAGGAGCGCGGTCGTCTTTGCCGGAGGCCGCTTGCAGCAGGCGTTCAAGGATGCGGCGCCGATTGGCCGTTGA
- a CDS encoding lysophospholipid acyltransferase family protein → MSNPSPSFARRCKWRLEWLVYLALETITGLFTARRAALLGARLGAVAGRLSKRHRRTVNRNLRIAFAGEKSRDEITALADEVFRRSGANLIASLRTATLSEARLNKAVDNENPEVMHAAMAAGRGVVVLLAHMGNWEALAQKFPQILPPGKAATMYRPLNNPVMDARVVATRKRTGLVPFAKGVNPMMLASYLRDGGCLGIISDQRAIGIGETVPFFGRMTVCTPLPAILARRTGAQVVAMSVKTTVPGKWSIKLHKLEGEPTTANCMRLLEVVMRESPADVFWLQDRWKVSRHQPQFVPGKTPRGSTGEQLIAPKKRRCLVWLDRDAAPVPALLSIEPDDLAFEYCVPAGTARPTWIAPDALVHTRPENSGKPTEAWTECLREIDASAALPLDFVYAPNFGKELGKAGREAGVVVTTQP, encoded by the coding sequence ATGAGCAACCCGTCTCCCTCATTCGCCCGCCGGTGCAAGTGGAGGCTTGAATGGCTGGTTTACCTGGCGCTGGAAACAATCACCGGTCTGTTCACGGCGCGACGGGCGGCGTTGCTGGGGGCGCGTCTCGGAGCGGTGGCGGGACGGCTCTCCAAGCGCCACCGTCGCACGGTGAATCGCAACCTGCGCATCGCGTTTGCCGGCGAAAAATCACGCGACGAAATCACGGCGTTGGCGGATGAAGTATTCCGGCGTTCGGGAGCCAATCTCATCGCTTCACTGCGCACCGCCACCTTGAGCGAAGCTCGGTTGAACAAGGCGGTGGACAACGAAAACCCCGAGGTGATGCATGCGGCCATGGCTGCCGGACGAGGCGTGGTGGTGCTGCTCGCGCACATGGGCAACTGGGAGGCGTTGGCGCAAAAATTCCCCCAAATCCTGCCTCCCGGCAAAGCGGCGACCATGTATCGTCCGCTCAACAATCCGGTGATGGATGCGCGCGTCGTCGCGACCCGCAAGCGAACGGGCCTGGTGCCTTTCGCCAAAGGCGTGAACCCGATGATGCTCGCATCTTATCTGCGCGACGGCGGCTGTCTCGGCATCATTAGTGATCAACGCGCCATCGGTATCGGTGAAACGGTGCCGTTCTTCGGTCGCATGACAGTGTGCACTCCGCTGCCGGCGATTCTCGCGCGGCGCACCGGTGCGCAAGTGGTGGCGATGTCGGTCAAAACCACCGTTCCCGGTAAATGGTCGATCAAGCTTCACAAACTCGAAGGCGAACCGACCACGGCGAATTGCATGCGCTTGCTCGAGGTCGTCATGCGCGAGAGTCCGGCGGATGTGTTTTGGCTGCAGGACCGGTGGAAAGTCAGCCGCCACCAACCGCAATTCGTTCCCGGAAAAACTCCGCGTGGTTCTACCGGCGAACAGTTGATCGCTCCCAAAAAACGCCGATGCCTCGTGTGGTTGGATAGGGATGCTGCGCCGGTTCCGGCATTGTTATCGATCGAACCCGACGACCTCGCGTTTGAATACTGCGTGCCGGCAGGCACGGCGCGCCCTACTTGGATTGCGCCCGACGCGTTGGTGCACACACGCCCTGAAAATTCGGGTAAACCTACTGAAGCCTGGACTGAATGCCTGCGCGAAATTGATGCGTCCGCCGCGCTGCCGTTGGATTTCGTTTATGCTCCGAATTTCGGCAAAGAGTTGGGGAAAGCGGGGCGCGAAGCCGGTGTAGTCGTGACCACGCAACCGTGA
- a CDS encoding alpha-1,2-fucosyltransferase, giving the protein MSEQPDKQPAVIAIVKGGLGNQLFIYATARALALRTGRKLYLDTVRGYTADGFGRSYRLDRFPIAAEPMPESWRVAPTLKHPRHKLIRAFNKLLPRNQRSYLAERRTQSADQLTTLNSQRARVTLLGYWQDEAYFTDQSSTIRRELTPPEPGDARNHELGAEMTQGESVFLHVRRVRYTPLLEASYYQTAIDAVRKERGDVPFYLFGDDQAWPVKALNFGGSTVRTVSHNTEDELADLWLMTRCKHAITANSSFSWWGAWLRSPDIGHVFAPEPSTVIPLFPARHWRIIPT; this is encoded by the coding sequence GTGAGCGAACAGCCCGACAAGCAGCCGGCGGTCATCGCCATCGTCAAGGGAGGCTTGGGCAACCAGCTTTTCATCTATGCGACGGCGCGGGCACTGGCCCTGCGCACCGGACGCAAGCTGTATTTGGATACTGTTCGCGGCTACACGGCGGATGGCTTTGGTCGTTCGTATAGGCTGGACCGGTTCCCGATTGCCGCGGAACCCATGCCGGAATCCTGGCGGGTCGCACCCACGCTCAAGCATCCACGACACAAACTCATCCGCGCGTTCAACAAGCTGCTGCCGCGCAACCAACGCAGTTACCTGGCCGAGCGCCGCACACAATCAGCGGATCAGCTCACAACCCTGAATTCGCAGCGTGCGCGGGTGACTTTGTTGGGTTACTGGCAGGACGAAGCCTATTTCACCGATCAATCTTCAACCATACGTCGGGAGCTGACGCCGCCGGAACCGGGTGATGCCCGTAATCATGAACTCGGTGCGGAGATGACTCAGGGCGAATCCGTTTTTCTTCACGTGCGTCGTGTGCGTTATACGCCGTTGCTGGAGGCATCCTATTATCAGACGGCCATTGATGCCGTGCGCAAAGAGCGGGGCGATGTGCCATTCTATCTGTTTGGCGACGATCAGGCCTGGCCTGTGAAGGCGCTGAATTTTGGCGGTAGCACAGTGCGCACGGTTAGTCACAACACGGAAGATGAGCTGGCCGACCTCTGGTTGATGACCCGTTGCAAGCATGCCATTACCGCCAACAGCAGCTTCAGCTGGTGGGGAGCGTGGTTGCGATCCCCTGACATCGGCCACGTTTTTGCGCCTGAACCCAGCACAGTCATACCGCTTTTTCCCGCCAGGCACTGGCGTATTATCCCGACATAA